The bacterium region CTTTCCCCTTTAGCCCCAAGCCAAAGACATCGAATGGTAGCGCTTTGTTGATTTGGCGCTCCGGACGATGCCGTTCCGTAGTAGACCATTCGATCCGAACCATATGCCGATCCGCGTTGAGGAATATAACCGACTGTCGCAGGAATCGTCGGAGGACTGATAGTCATCGGAGCGCTTAATTGATTCTGCGGAAACCGCCAGTACCCATCGGCACCGGGGGTGTTGCAAAGAGGGTTAGTTGTGTCTTTTTTCGCTTCTAGAGCAGCTCCTCCAACACCGATAAAAGGCACAGCGAGAGCGATATAAACACCCTTTGGAGCCGTTACGACGATAAGCCCTTCCGAATAGGTCGGAGCGGGAATAGACTTAGTGATAAAAGCCCCTGCCAAAACAGGTGGGCAATCAACCGAGGGCGAACCACCCGAAGTAGGAATTGAAATCCCAACCGGACCCAAAACCCCTTTTACTGTCGGATAAGGAAGGAATCCCATAAGATTGCCTGTTGCTGTCGTGAGAAGCACCATCGGACAAGAAGCGCCATTCGGCACCATTGCGTCAACAACGGTTGGAGCAGAACATGCATCCGGTAATTGAACAGACCAAACAAGATCGGCTGTCTCATTATAAGCATCGTTGATAGGTCCACCGGAAGGAGTGCCTTTTCTAGCACCATCATCAAGATTGCCATCGCCATCCAAGTCTCGATTTGGGATTGCATCGAAGCATGCCAAGACTTTACGGTTATTGTCGACCACAAATATCATTCCGTTGTAGATAGCAACCCGTTGAGAAGCTCCAACTGAAACCGTTGTCCACTTCTCTCCAAGAGGCGCGCCTAGCGATTCAAAGTTTCCGTTTGTGTGGCGAGGGTTCTTCATGGTGGTCTGATGCGCATTACCCCATCGCACCATGTTAAAGGACAGCTTCAGTTCCTTTAGACCGGCAGCGAGAAAACCTTTACCGCACTCAAGTCCGCTGTTTGGGCCGTTCACCCCCAAAGTTGGTCCCACAGGACCATTAATAGCGCCAGTCACGTTCGTTGAAGTGATAGCAATATGCCCTGCTCCATAGGTTGAAGCAACAACGATGCCATCGTTGTTTTGACTAACCACGATGGGCGCCCACATACCCGTATCCTTCAGCATCGCAGCCGGTACAGTCGGGGAACCTCCAAACGTGCCAAGGCTCAGCGCCTCACCAGGCATTAGTTCATAGGGGCTCCACATTAACGGGTGGGTAGAGTTAACTAATTGTGGAACACCGCTACTTCCGGTGAATCGAAGCGGGAAGAACATCATATAATCTGAGGGAAAGTCCATTCCAGACGTCCAGTCGATCCAGAGCAGACCGCCGCCATCCACAAATCGCCGTAATTTTTCTCTTTCGTCCGCGTTCAGAACAATATTGCCTTTCACGTGCATCAGGAGAATATCGTAGAGGGCGAGCTTTTCGATCGAAGCGGAGCGGAGATCGACTTCCCAATAGGGAGCCATATCTTTTCGGATGCGCCCCCCTAATGTCAACCCCGGAGCGGCAGCGCCCCATCGATCAACTTCTAATTGCCCAGCAACTGCTGAAGCTAGCGGATTAACAAAACTCCACCCAGCGGGCTTAATATCTCTTCGTTGATCCATCACATAAAAAACAAATGGATCGGGGGATGGAAGCGTTGCACCGGCACCTGATCGAAGCACTAAAACGCCGCAGTTAATGTTGGTTGTCGTTCGGCTATAGACATTAGTCTCTGCGAAAGCAGGTATGAGCATTAGCATTGCCAACCCTATCAATACCACTTTCAACCAACCGTATGAGTATGCTTTTGATTTACGGACACTCATAATTGAGCCTCCCCACTGTAAATCAGGTTCGGACAAACAGGAAGTCGAGGTATTGATGGCAGCAAGCGCCCAAAAGCATCTTGGCGGATCATGCCCGCGTCTTTATCTCTTCCCGTTGCTAAAACCGGATCGTAATTAATAATAATGTTTGGAATATAGTATGGGTTCAAATTTTTCACTAGTGGATCGAGCGAATCAATGAATGAGGCTGGTATTGTCACATTGCTCAAGCCAAACTTTCTCGGGATCCATCCCCAACGTTTCAACCACTCAGCCTGTTCACTCATCGAAGGCGGGAAATTCTCAGTAATCGCGCCATTAATGAGAACCTGTATCGGCAAAGATTCTCCAAAATACGGATAATCCGGCCCGACGATGTTGTTGCCGTCGAAATTCACTGCCACACTAAAGTTCTGCCGTCTCCATAAAATGGACTGGGCTAAATCAAGACCTTTTTGAAGTAATGCGTCTTTGCGATCCTCAGGGTTCTCGTTGAACCAAGAGCCTGGGATTACGAAAAATGATCCCGTCTGCGCGTAGATCAGAGCATCGATACGAATCTTGATGGGAGCCACCGCAAACTTCGAGAAGAAGTAAGGCTGCTTACCGGCTGGCGAATTGATAGCCGGGTCGAGACGGAACAGCATTAGATTGTCAATTCCAGGATCAGTATTAAGAAGATAGGCGCTCTGCGGCGGCGCTGGAGTTAGCTGAAACACTGTCTTTTGAAAAGCAGGCCACTGATCATAGGAACTGTCCAAAGCAAAGGTCGGCACGAAAAACTGGTTGTAATAGTAACTCAAGCTTGGGCTAAGCGGGAACAGATAGGGCGTCACTTGAGCAGGGTCGCTATTAATCAGCATATTGATATAAGTGCCCTGACCACTGCCGGCATGACTCATGAACATGAAAATATCCGAAGTAGGTGTCTCGCCGAAGCTCCATCGGAATGGAACGCTTGACATGATATCTGAAGTGATACGCGCATGCATTACTTCATTGGGATCACTCGGGTTTTCTCTAATCCAACGCGGAGTGTTTTCAATGCCAGGTTTGAAGAACTGTGTCGTATTCAACACCACATAGTCATGCGCCATTAATGCGCAGGTTGAATGTGAGACTGCAGTTGGGCTACGTTTACCTTTGACCAGGTTGCCTTCGATATAAATTGTGCTGTTACTGACAACCGTGAACTGCCGATCGGCAGGGATAACACCGCGAACTCGAACGTTGCCTTCAAAATAGAGAACACCA contains the following coding sequences:
- a CDS encoding DUF4159 domain-containing protein; protein product: MSVRKSKAYSYGWLKVVLIGLAMLMLIPAFAETNVYSRTTTNINCGVLVLRSGAGATLPSPDPFVFYVMDQRRDIKPAGWSFVNPLASAVAGQLEVDRWGAAAPGLTLGGRIRKDMAPYWEVDLRSASIEKLALYDILLMHVKGNIVLNADEREKLRRFVDGGGLLWIDWTSGMDFPSDYMMFFPLRFTGSSGVPQLVNSTHPLMWSPYELMPGEALSLGTFGGSPTVPAAMLKDTGMWAPIVVSQNNDGIVVASTYGAGHIAITSTNVTGAINGPVGPTLGVNGPNSGLECGKGFLAAGLKELKLSFNMVRWGNAHQTTMKNPRHTNGNFESLGAPLGEKWTTVSVGASQRVAIYNGMIFVVDNNRKVLACFDAIPNRDLDGDGNLDDGARKGTPSGGPINDAYNETADLVWSVQLPDACSAPTVVDAMVPNGASCPMVLLTTATGNLMGFLPYPTVKGVLGPVGISIPTSGGSPSVDCPPVLAGAFITKSIPAPTYSEGLIVVTAPKGVYIALAVPFIGVGGAALEAKKDTTNPLCNTPGADGYWRFPQNQLSAPMTISPPTIPATVGYIPQRGSAYGSDRMVYYGTASSGAPNQQSATIRCLWLGAKGE